In Dreissena polymorpha isolate Duluth1 chromosome 11, UMN_Dpol_1.0, whole genome shotgun sequence, the genomic window TAAGAataacagtaattctgaacatttaccatgctccaaaatatccggtatatgcatcttttgacaatttaataacctgaaaataatacagcattacaaatgcaaaatgattgaataatttggaaagttctgttgttatcgttatattttgtgacactacaaggattttttatatgaagtacatgtataacatataccACTCACTGTAATAGCATGGATGAACGAGTGGTCTAAAATGCTAGACTCTtattccaagggtcagtggttcgagcccagttgagtttaactttttttctttaattgtacatgtattcaCTTTTTtatggagctatttagttccaatgtttacatttattaatttaaagcatttaatgacaaacttcagtagTTGCATAAATCTGTGAATAGGTCCCTTTAAACAAGgtagaaataacagcaaaatgTATATCATGGtgtgttatttctttaaacataattaacacacattttatagactagTTTTGTCTATGGCCCCCGCTTTTAAAAATTTGTGGGATCCAACAAGTTGTCCAGGAAAGCTTTGCCagctgttaattttagtgttgAACTTATGTCCCGCAGTATTTCATTCCGCTTTACACTCTCCTCTAGCATTTGCCGAGATATGTCAATCATTTCCTGATGACAATCACAATCTGCAAGTGGGATTAAATAAATCTGATATATTAAACTATGTGATGAATCATTAATTAATTTCTTTGtcttttacaaaactgttattttaagTGACTATCAGTGTTTATTGAAGGAGGTTAAATATGATTATCTCCAAGTATGCTTCATGTCAGTCACCTttcataacaaaaatgtttgaaatcaATCAATTAATGATGGTAAGCATTGTGAGAAATTTGATCTACCCTTCATACTTGTCTTCCTGTTGCTGTTGCTGGCAGGGATGCTGGCAGTGCTTTTGGAGCTTGTTTGAATGGGAACAGGCTCACTTGGAACTAAAACATGAATTCGAACATTAAGGGtaatgtaaaaaagaaaaaacgttaccagtgtgtgtgtatgtgtgtgtgttgggTGGGGGGGGTAAATTTTTAAATGTCACCGAAAATTATCAATATCGAAGTAGTCCCACGCTCAATTTCCTTGTGCGCCTCGTTGAAGCAAATCGCTTCATTGAAAAATAAAGCCTAGTCACATGaatactatagccaatcagaataatgttaAATAGTGAAACCAATggcaattgttattattttattatgaagaCTCAGTCAACAGTCAATTAAAGGTAAgtgatatttgtttttacaaatcttATAACTTTAATAGATAACAATGACATACCGTTCTGCTTGAGGCGTTTATTTTCCTCTCCTTTGTCTAGGTTATCTGATATAAAAAAGATATTGGGTAAAATATTTATACTTGTGTTTCTATTAATTATGAACAATTAATGAGCATGTGTTTCACTGTTGATTTGTGTTCATGCATGATATATCATATGAGGCTGTCCCCCTTTTAGTATGCCATATTCAATGCCAATTTAAGCCTTACATtattaatgacatttattattgcatttaaaGTGCACTGTcaaataccaaaaacaaaaaaacaaatgtcaaaattTAAGCATGTTTGTACCCACCATTTTCTTGCATGGATCTCTTGAGTGGACCGGTATCGATCCCTCCACCTTGCACTCCGAACAGCTTTGTTTTGGGCACTAAGGACAATAGCTGGAAAAAGTGAACAACTATACATCATTctgaaaaagttgttttttttgcaaaattaaaataataatatgaaccATGGACAAATGATAGATCtgcatcattattttatttaaaatttgttatGTTTACAATATGAATACCTTATCCTCCAAAAcagttaattgcattttttttggaAGAGCTGCCTCCCCAGAGCTTTCCACAAAGCGTCTTCTCTTGGCATCCTTCATAATGGTCCGGCTCTAAgatgaataaaatacaatttgaaataatttatgagtACATGGTCTCCCTCCTCTGAATGGTAACAGTATAGTAACATGTCATTTACTTTCAGCTACATATATATTGAAGAAAGTGCATTCAAATACTGATCGTAATGATTTTTTAGTGATTATTAATCACAAAAACTTCATGTGTCAAATGCTAAATGATTGTATAAAAAGTGTGAAAAgggaaaaaatattaatagtaatGGTGGGATTGAACTTACATCCTGACAATAATATAGCCGCAATTTGAATAAAAACAGGTTAAGCAATTATCCCCCTCTTAAAACTTATTACTTGCTTTGAATTAGTTTTTAGACCTTTgaatttgaaggatgaccttaacctttcaccactcaaaatgtgcagctccatgagatacacatgcatgccaaatatcaagttgcaatcttcaatattgcaaaaattatggccaacgttaacggacagacagacggacggactgacagttcaaccgctatatgccaccctaccgggggcatgaaaACCTATAATCATGGAGTAGGAAACCGAATATTTACACCTTgctattcataatacattttaattgtataaataaaccaataagtaattgtacaaataaataagtaagatgataacttttgtttctatctgtaaagtgatttttattattgaCTCTTAAATTTTATGTTATTCATGTTATATGCTTCTGACATGGGCCTGTTTAGTATAGTTGTAAGTGATTCATAATTTGTTATTGGCTTTACGGCAAAGTTTAAGTACAGCTAAGttattcatttataaaacttattaCTACCATCATGGATTCTTCttcctatacaaacatataaggtATATTTACCTTCCAATCACACCACTTTTTCATTGAATCTTCTACGTTCCTCTCGTTCCCCCCTACGGAATTTATTCTgcaaaagtttcaaattaaacaaatgaatacatctcaatatgttctttcattttttaccaaaaatagTGGTAGGAGTGAGGGAGAGTACTTGGAAGTCTATATAAGTACAGTAGACATGgtcaatttattttgttatatttaatatataattcataCAATATATCAGACTATTTCAAGCCAACACTATCAAAAGGTAACCAGTTGTTACTCCCCATGGACGTCACTCCCCATGAACATGCAGTTTGTTAAGATTACAGATTAGATTACAAGGTATGATCACATCTTTCCATGGGCACTTGCACTTtgatgttaaaacaattaatacgtTTTTATTCATTAACACTTCATTAAAAGATCAATTCCATTTTTCAGGGTAATTATAGATCAACTAAACTTAGGAGGAGGACAAATTTTCATTAGTGTGAATATACCCTATCACAATGTCAAGGAATATCAATGCTGAAAAGTAAACAATTTCAAAACCTTTCTTTCTGTGCATGGCAGTCACGCTGCATTTGAACTTCGTGATTTTAGATTATTAGGATAATCATTACACACAACCTGTGTAACGTTAATGTGTCCATAccaatttaattatgtttcaagATGGTCCTCCATTTAATGTAAAAAGAACAAgaaaattatgaccatgtcaatgTAAATTTTAACTCACGATTGGACGATGTCCGACCATGCACGGTCTTTGTCTTTCTTTGATAATGTGCCGGACAATTTGCCCCACAACACTTCATAATTTTGTTGGACGCCCTCGAGCAGTTCCTCGAGTTCTCTTGGCTGCCAAGAGGCGCTCCTATTCTCTACGAGATCTgccattgttgttgtttgatcGTCTGTCAAATATGACAGGTGGCGCGAGATTCAGCAGGTGCCCGTTTTTTACGTCATTTTGATAGTAGACTGTGAGCGATTATCGCTCATAGCACTAAACTACCGGCAAACTACCGGCAAGAATCTGCGATATGTTTGATGAAACGCTTTTTAAAAAATATCGCAATCGCAGGTAAAAGATCAGCAATCGGCGATCGGCGATAATATCGCATCGCAAATTTTGATGAAACGGGGCCCAGGTTCGACAAATTACGCTTTTATTTTGCGTCTTAAGCaagtactagagttgcgacaccttaaggggtttcgcgggatggaatgagtgggaactaaacaaatttggattcaaaaattttgggtaagaaaatgtgggaacacaaattttgggtactaaacaaatgtgggtacgaaaattttggttacgaaaaaaaatgtgggtacgaaaattgtgggtacaatgggtcaatgttaaggttttagcatggcggacgccggacggcgaaaagacacgacacgacgcgatgagctggctatgacaatacctcaggtattctccgaaaacagccgagcgtatatgcataagtcagtgagtaatactcaacaagactattgtcaagcaaatttgtctcctaccggctccaccattgtcagaatttattttatgtttttatttattgccatagaaaccagaatttttgacgtaggaacaaaatgaaatcacgtgcataatgtccttattgccatctatccatgtttcaagtttcatgaaaaaatattaagaacttttaaagttatcgcaggattcagaaaagtgtgactgaccacggagtgtatattgacaggagatgaatcgagtatttgacccttactgtagtaaattcaatcttatgcaaaaactattcatccgattttattggtttatacgttatcttgttgcttattaattcctctttcaaaaaaatataacttttagtatattcccgttgttattaatggatttatagcgagttaaacacaagaaatacacattttatgttttaccaccgcgcgttttaacgtgttgtggctatcgatcttttacgattagcgtacagcgaagtgccgaggttatacattttgatgtacccactcacgtcttttgttaaattatagtttcatttctcggccgattttgacaaattatatatcattagaaagcttacgttacgtagtaaacagatatatcaatatatattaagtttttcttctgatttcgacagcccggcgagttataacttaaacttttgcaaatatcataccgttttggagttttagaatctagatttacggttgacatgttcgtacttaataccaatttgtagcgtttatatttggagttcagttttaaaaattacatcttgctcaGGAGAAtaaaattctgtatacgatagaaaaaaaaaattgtttaaaaacgaaagtaattaaggaatgaaggcgggaaaatgtagcgcgcgttcctaacgcactgaactgatgctacggtcttggcgattatgcttttgtttagaaaccggccatttaatttcttttgccatcttattatattttttagggaatatattgtagtattttgttcacgaaacatatcaataaagcttattataaatgaatcttaataaattaacgatttcagctcttgtttataacacagaaagggtgtaaaatttatgatgaaacagcgtatatagcggaccctctcgatatcattcggctttgcatgcatacttatATATacaaatgggtgtcaaaaacattcatcgtttgctgtttattatcaacaaggtaattatgtataattatttgaaatgttatttaccttaaattatcaatttattaaagattcttgaaaatcacggtccgtgttacgcgggtcatttcgtattttgacatcagtagtgcgttcagttacagcgaacgttcgccaatgatggttcgtttgcgattcggtcttattgaacgataagttcggcgcgaacgtttcaagatggcggctcccagaaaattgattgcgatgttgatggcggaaatcgctaataacacagaaagtacttatctaacagatatttcaaaaataaaaaacctataataatttgattataattataagtggtgtggatgcgatagtgttatttttcattagcgatcgaaatttagtgtaagaggtgcattgaatcagttataaaacaaagccctaaaatagcgcaatacattacaatcttcaaatgtagttgtaattttcttttacattgaatgaattttcgtttcgtttacatttaatgaaaatattaataaattttagcattcaaatggaaaaaaacaccttcatattttgcgaattgaactgtctttgaatgcacatctatattgaaaactctttcgTAGTGATAATGAGggatacaaatctggcattttattataccttaatctatacatttattttacccaagtattttatatccgtattatgatcaaacgcgattgcttgttttcacgatgatgtttcgaacactgcaaaaacgcacgatctttacacgttattacatcggagtttacatttgcaggtacccgttaaatacgataattgtgtagcagtaaatttctacaatattttaaatgtatttcattataaaacacttaagtgttatgtttaaactggttaatatacatacttaatagttcctgttaatccatttcggacaaatgtacgcctattttttaaatatgttcaaatgttttattaaagcaactgttaagtgtttggcttaatatgccaagagatgacacagaggtatcatcaattgtgtttaatgaccagacacatgtggttaatgaccccatactgagtcatacaaatataggtccctgggtttatgacaccctgttttcttagtaattgtctggacagtatccgatcatatcgagataatcggtttgtgatgaaggggcaattaaacaatgggtggttaaacatgctgaaataaggagtgtcaaaattggtgtgaacaattaaataaaaacatttacatgtatcaagaggatttagttaatctgcaacaaggtaagtttttacggacatataggttcaaatagtttctttatgttgattacataaaatcaatcaatttgttgtttgttttcgtccttatttgtgttcattcattggattctatttaatctgaaagaatttcaatttctgagtgttttgttgttcttaaaaagggtcgcgaatatgattgaaatcttatcacgatgcggatcatcaaacgcaaacaaaagcagaatggccgcagtgttgacggccaaaatttgaggatgcgcaaacgtggcgtcattatcggaatccccaaaacctcatatacactttgtttattgttcaattcatttttgtactacaaaaaaaggaaacaatatcgaagttacactgaacaaatacaacatatttatttgtccgccatcttggtttcgctagcgaactatagcgaactacctcccaagagggttcgcttcggttcgcgaacgttcgcggcgaaccgagcgttcagtagcgaacgttcgcgaccgttcgcgaactatagcgaacgttcgctgtaactgaacgcactacagggcatcatgtccaactattgaaaatcagatttttttcaccgggacgataacggcttggatttagacaggcagacagatagtttattcagacttaaacaacagtacatcgtcttcaactcaaatatataaattattttaagacgaattgttaggtgattacacatatagcagtgatgattctgagaatgttgccatgttttttatccgtgtaatctagagtccatggtttgagcatttttatcgcggtgttcaataaaagatatctcaataatcttgtttattgatagatctgtggttttattgcccctgtgttcagcacaagccaattatctcgttatgatcagatactgtgccgaccaatactaaataacactatggtgtcatacgccacagcagggacctatacttgtatattggtccctaaccacaggtggcaatgtctggtcagtttacactttttatgatacctccatgtcttctcgtggtattagtggtcatttcttggagtaatgtaacgccaaatactcaattttgcgtttataag contains:
- the LOC127851678 gene encoding nuclear apoptosis-inducing factor 1-like isoform X2, producing MADLVENRSASWQPRELEELLEGVQQNYEVLWGKLSGTLSKKDKDRAWSDIVQSINSVGGNERNVEDSMKKWCDWKSRTIMKDAKRRRFVESSGEAALPKKMQLTVLEDKLLSLVPKTKLFGVQGGGIDTGPLKRSMQENDNLDKGEENKRLKQNVPSEPVPIQTSSKSTASIPASNSNRKTNCDCHQEMIDISRQMLEESVKRNEILRDISSTLKLTAGKAFLDNLLDPTNF
- the LOC127851678 gene encoding nuclear apoptosis-inducing factor 1-like isoform X1; this encodes MADLVENRSASWQPRELEELLEGVQQNYEVLWGKLSGTLSKKDKDRAWSDIVQSINSVGGNERNVEDSMKKWCDWKSRTIMKDAKRRRFVESSGEAALPKKMQLTVLEDKLLSLVPKTKLFGVQGGGIDTGPLKRSMQENDNLDKGEENKRLKQNVPSEPVPIQTSSKSTASIPASNSNRKTSMKDCDCHQEMIDISRQMLEESVKRNEILRDISSTLKLTAGKAFLDNLLDPTNF